Below is a window of Impatiens glandulifera chromosome 2, dImpGla2.1, whole genome shotgun sequence DNA.
GTCAAGTGCAACGAGGATGATACCATCGGCGACCTTAAGAAGCTTGTCGCTGCCCAGACTGGAACCCGACCCGACAAGATCAGGATCCAGAAATGGTACAACATCTACAAGGATCACATCACTCTCAAGGACTACGAGATCCACGACGGCATGGGCCTCGAGCTCTACTACAATTAATAATCCCTATTTCTCTTTCTACAGGTGCGTGCCTAATTCTTCTACCTTCTtttatatctttaattaattgttgAATTGAAAAAAGCGAAACCATGTTGTCAAGAAGTTCTGAAGATGAAACTACATATATTGTGTAATTGTAAAAGTCTACAAGTCTTATCTTGTTAAATAGACATATACCCTAAAAGAAGGATTCTTGAATGTTTCTTTAGGATTTGCTTTAATGTCCTTCCTCCATGATTGAAAGCCCATTAAAATACTCACGACTAGTGAGATTTTTCTATCTTCAATTATGATCCTATTCCTTGTCAGCAAGAGGGTTTGACTTTATAGATATTGAAGCTGCTATAGTTAGAGGATAAGAACTTGTTCTTTAAGATTTTTTGCTTTAATGTCCTTTCTCCATGATTGAAACCCAATTATAAATACTCTTAACTAGGGAGATTGCTATCTTCAATTATGATCCCTGTTCCTTGTCAGTGAAAGGGAATGACTTAGAAGATATTGAAGCTGCTATAGTTAGAGGATAAGAACTTGTTCTTTAGTTTTTTTGCTTTAATGTCCTTTCTCCATGATTGAAACCCAATTATAAATACTCTTAACTAGTGAGATTGCTGTCTTCAATTATGATCCTATTCCTTGACTTAAAGAGAGgttgtttgattaaatttaaagtttaacTTGAAACTCAGTTAagttatcatcatcatctctaTTCAATGGATTATATGTTGAAAACTGTTATCTTTTGCAGGATCTTTGTTTCACAAGCAGAAATGGACTGTTTTTTCCGTGTGTGATCGAGATCATCTATGATGTAGACGATGGGGACTTGGTATGTAAAAATAGTAAGGTATTATTGTTGAGGGCAGTTCTACTTTTATCACTATCGTCAGACTCCTTACAAATAATTGAAAACCATCTTTACCTATTTCCATCTGTCTGCTCGCAAATGTATTACAATGGAGATTGATTAATGCTTGCCTAGCTATTACCATATATAAATTACTGTTTGTGTACCCTTTGAATCATATTATACTATCAATGCTTTTTGGGGATGATACTGTTTTGTGGTTAAATATATGGGGTACAAGTATTAATGCATAAGCCACACAGGCCCTTAGACTGAAATAAGTATGAGCAAATGATTTTTGTgaattgtatttaataaatttgttgttAGAGTGATTTCTAGTAGTAAGGACGATGTTCAATTGAGTTTATCATTGAACAAATTTAtatcaagataaaaaaaataagtatttaataagACAATTGAATCTTATTAAGAGAACAAATATTATAGTTCGATTTCCACCAAGAATTAGTGATGAACTTATGTTTGATTCTCTAGTTAATATTTCATTCAACCAATTCTTTTTATGGGGCAATGTAAACTCACCCACCTGACCGATTTCAAAAAAGtcaaaaactttataaaatgatttgtaAATAAAATCACTCAAGGTTGAGAAATTATTAAGATAGGTTCtcttatttttaagaataatgaAGTTACAATTgtatttttaagagtttaaagcGATTCAACCCAATTGAGGTTTAAGATTaactgatttttaaaaaaaatttgtgttGGGGTTCATCTCCAATCATTATAGGTATATAGACTTTATTCCTTGTATACCTATAATGAGTTGTTATTTGATAGAAGAGTGATATATCACTTAATTCACCAAAATATCCCGACTTAATAAATGTATATACGTATTTAGTTCATCCTCGTTTCCAGGAAAATTCTATACaatacttatttaataatatatatgtaaaagttTTTTACTTAAGACAAcactaatatataattgtttggttaataattattttgcacgataaacaaaattaatacatCAAAGTGAATATAAAACATACTAAAAGTCAGATATAGATcattaccaaaataaaaatcCAGCATTGTACAGAAATCATCTAACAAAATACAAAAGCAACAGCAACCAGAGTCCCAAACCACCAATCACTAGGAGTTTAGACCTTACCTTACTTTACCTTAGCATAATAAAAATACCTGTTTTAAGTTCACTtaacaaaatacataaaaagtAAGCATCATGATCCATAGTCAAGACCTATGCCAGTATTATCGTCTGAGGCCCTGTCCGATTCTTAGAGTCCCGTCCATGTTCAGAATTTGCAAAACCCGTCACCCATTTCCTGATATTAGGAACAAGAATAATTAATAGTTAGCTCTTATTTGAATATAACAAGCTTAAGTAGTGGCGTTTGTTTATTACATTTCCCTCCTGCTGGCGGCTGAAGAAGAATCCATCTGAACTATCAGTTTCTTAGCCGATTTTGTGAAGTCACTGCATGAGaaattattgattaatttatCTATATGGAATTTGAATATAGCAAACTCAGTTAGTTTACCTGAATGGCTCGGCTCCAGTTGGTCTAACAATACCGGTTGCATCTTGATAAATAACACGGCAAGATGTTTCTATGGCGAACATATTGGATAGCTTTTTGTACAGCTCTTGATAAGATCCGAGAACCGACAGATCAAGAGTCTGCATTAAAACTGCATCATCCTTCTCCTCCGACGAAGAAGAAAAAGACTCGACAAACACTTTGCAATGGCCACTGTTGTCAAGCGACtggaattcaaaattttctgcCTTTTCCTCCTTTAGTGTATGGATAATCTGTTGTTCAGTCAAAATTGGTTGGCCAAACAGGATAAACTGAGGCTTCCTGATCGTAACATTATCGGTATCTGACTTAGCAGCATTGCAATTATCCGTTTTTGTTGTTAACAAGCTTTGGACAGAAATGGATCCACAAGAGATTCTACCGTGCGGATCAGATTCTGACGACGGGGAATGCAAATTGGATTGGAAAAACGATGAACGAAGCTTATTAGCTAGATTGAGATTGAGATCCATTAAGGGTATCCCAAATTGAGCATGCCTGGCTCCCTGTATGCCTCCTGCAGGAATGTTGATGTCGGTTTGACGACGACAAAATAGACTACTGCTGGGCCGCAAGGGGTTGCTGGAAAACACTGGCACAGATAACTGGCCATCTGATGGTGGAAAATCGGAGTAATGTGGGAAACATAACTTCTTTCTTGGTGGTGGTGAAAAGGGCGTTGAAATGTTGAAGAGAGGCGGTGGCATCATGTTTGAAACCAACTCAACCAGCCAAGGGCTGACCCGCTTAACGTTCTGCAGTAAATCTGGCTCATCCCAAGTCACCTGCAGTGCAGCAGTTCAAGCATATAAGCCCTTGTTTcatctagggttatttgaaaaaacaagaCATAATTTAATCATGAAGGGTTATATTGGAATTGAATCGTCAACTAAAGTACTAAAATATGTTTGAATCATCTAAGTGGTTATTTGATGTAAGTGATTACAATCAGCTTGTTTGGGTTAAAAGACATTaggtatataaatatataataaaaattaaaaataaagatattttatttgatcatttgAATGAATAGATTGCTGATTGAATAGTGCTTTATTTGAAATCAATCTCATATATAACACATCAAATAAGGcctcactttatttatttaaaatagaaagaatGTTTTAGTGATTGAAATTAGATAACCCctaataatccactttttcaccaaagtttttttttatataaaataagattattgaaATCAAAGTGTTAATTGGTGGTAGAAATGCATTAggagtataaatatattatgaaaaaataattattttttaaaatgaattatattttagttgaaGATTTGAATGATCTTATTGGTGAGTAAAATGTTGATTaatagtgggttatttgaaatcaagCTTAAATTATGCACATCAAACAAGGCAGACCAACCTTGTTTCATGTATTGAAATATGTTATTTGGGTTAAAgatcattaaataataaaatgaaaaaatatttatttattatttaaattcaggATCCTTCAGTATTTttgttgataatttgaatgttgTGATGGATGATTGAACAAagtgttatttgattttttttttctcaaatgaCGAGCTGATAATATGCTAATGCATGGGTAAACTTTGTCAATCTTAAACATCTAGAAAGTTACGATGATCCTAAATCTACAACAGGATTCATATCTTTCTCATCAAATGATTGGCAGTTAATTAAAGAAAGAGGTACCAAGTTATACATCAAAGATTAGGGTTACCTGGAGAATCCTCCAAGGGGAATTAGGCCAGTTGATTGGATCAACCACTTGAACTGAAGCAATGGTACCCATGAACCAGCTAATGCGAGAAGAATCCTCGGTTTCAAAAGGCATCTTAAACCTCATACCAGTGGACCACTGAATTCTCATTGATGATTTCACAGACGAAACTTTGACGCAGAATTCAGGTGTGTTTGCACAAGGATAATAAACTACCTCAAATGGATGGCCATTGGAAGCAAGGGATGCAGCTTCCACCACTGATTCAGCCCTCACTCTTCCCCCTCCTCCTCTTTTAGAGCCAAATCCAGAGCTCTGGTTTCCCTTACAAACATTTCTCATAGTCTTGTTCTCATCATCCCTCAAAAAGACAGAAAATCCAGCTAACTGCGAAACACAATTTGAGGAGGCGGAGGCGGAACTCCACCCTATAGGAGACTCGCCGGAGCCAAGGTGTCTACGTTTTGCACGTCGGATTCCAACACATAAATCTCCATTATCAGACCTCAAGAACACAATTGAATCTCCAGCAACCAGCTTCTTCTGGTTCACGAAAGTGCTCCAGCCTGTGGTCAACAAATGTCTCTTTGGTGTACCTCTGTATATGTGACGGAATTTCCAAATTACACCATGAACGTCCTTCACCACAATAGTCTGAACTGGTGGATCTGTAGAATAATCCAAATGAGGAAAGATAGTCTCCGCACAATACCTAGGCACTGAAAATCCACCTCCATTGTTTGCATCCGATTGAGTCAATGTTTTAGCAAAAGAAGCCGGTTTATCAGTGGATTCAGATTCATTATTGCTTCCTACAGTAACCACATCGTCATCACAATGTAGATCGTTGTTATTAAGTGGAATCAAACGTATCTTTGCATAAACTTCATCAGTTTCAGAATCTGCCATGAACTTGATAGCAGTAATCCTGCAAGGAATCAGCGAAGGAATCCTAGAAAACGCTCCAAAATCAACCGGTGAGAGAGTATGCTCGGCGTGTCCCTGTGGAAAGTAAAACACCTTGGAGTTCACCGGTGGAACTTGAACCATTCCTCCCGCACAGGCGTGCCATAATCGAGGATCCAAGTTCTTCTCCGCCTCCTTCATCGTCGTCGTTTCCTTTTTCTTGCGCAATAATTGCAATCGTTATCTGGAACAAATATATTACTTCGGATTGTAATTTAAACGGTTACTccctactactactactactacta
It encodes the following:
- the LOC124926196 gene encoding ubiquitin-like protein 5; translated protein: MIEVVLNDRLGKKVRVKCNEDDTIGDLKKLVAAQTGTRPDKIRIQKWYNIYKDHITLKDYEIHDGMGLELYYN
- the LOC124925628 gene encoding auxin response factor 10; this encodes MKEAEKNLDPRLWHACAGGMVQVPPVNSKVFYFPQGHAEHTLSPVDFGAFSRIPSLIPCRITAIKFMADSETDEVYAKIRLIPLNNNDLHCDDDVVTVGSNNESESTDKPASFAKTLTQSDANNGGGFSVPRYCAETIFPHLDYSTDPPVQTIVVKDVHGVIWKFRHIYRGTPKRHLLTTGWSTFVNQKKLVAGDSIVFLRSDNGDLCVGIRRAKRRHLGSGESPIGWSSASASSNCVSQLAGFSVFLRDDENKTMRNVCKGNQSSGFGSKRGGGGRVRAESVVEAASLASNGHPFEVVYYPCANTPEFCVKVSSVKSSMRIQWSTGMRFKMPFETEDSSRISWFMGTIASVQVVDPINWPNSPWRILQVTWDEPDLLQNVKRVSPWLVELVSNMMPPPLFNISTPFSPPPRKKLCFPHYSDFPPSDGQLSVPVFSSNPLRPSSSLFCRRQTDINIPAGGIQGARHAQFGIPLMDLNLNLANKLRSSFFQSNLHSPSSESDPHGRISCGSISVQSLLTTKTDNCNAAKSDTDNVTIRKPQFILFGQPILTEQQIIHTLKEEKAENFEFQSLDNSGHCKVFVESFSSSSEEKDDAVLMQTLDLSVLGSYQELYKKLSNMFAIETSCRVIYQDATGIVRPTGAEPFSDFTKSAKKLIVQMDSSSAASRREMKWVTGFANSEHGRDSKNRTGPQTIILA